Below is a window of Callithrix jacchus isolate 240 chromosome 15, calJac240_pri, whole genome shotgun sequence DNA.
TGGTGCATATGGATGCTCAAAGtacatgcttttttctttttttctttattcagatAACATAACTTCTTTCTTTAAAGTTTTGCTTAGTATTTTGCTATTGtggtaaaatgtacataaaataaaacttactatgtgagtcatttttaagtgtacagttcaggttcagtggcattaagcacTATCAGTTGTACAAATCagcaccaccatccatctccagaacttttatcttcttcccaaactgaaactctgtacacattaaacactaactccccattccctgcccacccctcaagcttctggcaaccatcattctactttgtCTCTACAGATAACGTTTATtcggaaataatttttctttcatggcCTTGATGTTTTTGAAGAGTACAGTCCAACTCTTTCCTAGACTACCCCTACATCTGGATTTATGTCATTTCTTCATGATGATTCAGTTAGTTGTTTTTGGCAGAAACATCATAAAAGCAATGCTGTATCCTTAGTCTATTAAGATGCACAAGATATCAGTTTATCTCATTGTTGATCAAATTAACTGACTATTTGGTTAAGGGGGACAAGCCAGATTTCCTCATTGAGAGGCTCCCGTTTTCTCTTTGCAATAATTAAATGTGAGAAacattttgagagggagtctccctctgtactCTGTCCCTCtgggtggagggcagtggcataatctcgacttactgcaacctccacatcccgggttcaagcgattctcctgcctcagccactcgagtagctgggattacgggcacccaccacacccagctaatttttgaatttttagtagagacggggtttcaccattttgcccaggctagtctcgaactcctgacctcaagtgacctatccacctcggcctcccaaagtgttgggattacaggtgcgaggcTGTGTGAATGATGTGTGCTCCAGGAAAAGTCATAGAATGCTTCCAAGTATCAGTTTCCCCCTCTGTGCAGTGTGGACAATGGTGTCCTAGACATATTACAGCTTAGGAAAGTAAAAGTGTTCGAGCGTCCTCTTGGCACCAGCTAAAACACGCCAAAGCTGAGGATTAATTTCCTGCGCGGCCTACGTGAGGCGGGGCTGGGCGGGACGGGGCGAGAGAACGAGGACGCCTGCGCGGGGAGGAGTGATCACAGAGTCGGTCCTCCAGAGACAGAGGGGCCGGAAGTGCTCTTCATCGAGCCGAGCGGCTTTTGAGTGGCGACGCTGAGGCGTGTATCGGGTCCGTTGGCTTCTTGGCGCTGTCGTTGCGGTAGCAGGTCCTCGTGAGGGGGTTCGGGGGTTCTGGGTGGGCACAATGGCGTCTCGGGCAGGCCCGCGAGCGGCCGGCACCGACGGCAGCGACTTTGAGCACCGGGAGCGCGTCGCCATGCACTACCAGATGAGGTATGAAGTGAGGCGAGGAGCACGGAGGCCTTCTCCTCTCCCGGAACCTGCGGGGCCTGGGGAACGACGCCGCCCGGCCTCAGGGTCTTGCTCCTCAGCCAGCCCCCGCGCACCTGCCAAGTCCCCTCCTCCCGTGACGCCTTCGGGCCTGTCCCCAATCCTGGAAAGCCCTATCGCCCCCGCGAGCTCCACCCCTTGATCCGCCCGGTGCCTTGAGGGGATCTAGCCCGCGTGGGCTCCCAAGTCACGTCGATGCTGGCCCCGGTGTGTCACCTTCGAAACCGAATTTCTAatttgagcctcagcttcctcatctgcaaagggAGAGAATAATCTACCTTTTAGGTTTTGGTGAAAGAGTAATCAGTAATTCGTGTGAAGAAAGTAGCATAAGGCCTACCATGTAATATATGGTAGGTGTTGTATTTTGGGCCGTTTGGGGGAATATAGACAGTAAAAGGCAGCCTTCCCTAAAGATGCCTTGCcttaaatgaattttataaacACTCCCATGTAAGGGGCATTTCTACATTCGATGACTAGTTTGACAAATATTACTGAGCTTCCAGCCATCATACACTGTGTTAGACACTAGGCTATAATAGGGGGCAGAAGCAGACGTGGTCTTTGTATGCATACTATACCTTCAAtaaacagttttatttaaaaacaaaaacaaaaaaaaactgttccctgccttcatggaacttGAAGCCTAGGGgtgactgggttttttttttttttttacctttccacattttctgtagtaaatgattttaaataaaaagtttaaaatttttacttcctTAAATCCATGTATCTCTCCCAGAATGTTCACGTCTTTCTCTCCCGAGTTTTGAAGAATGATAAGCTCTTTGAACCCTCATTGCCTTCACATCTCTAGGCCCCAGGGGAAGGGGGCCTCACAACTTAAGCAGGTGTTCTCATGCTAGCCCAGGGCAGAAACATTGCCCTTAGGGGTGTGAGGAGGATACATTTGGGACCTGAGAGAATTAGAAGAATAAGATAAGTATGTACTTACTTTAGATGAAGAATCTAGCTGGAGAAGTATGGGCAGCCTGAGTCCCTTTCCTCTCTGCCAATACATTCTCCCTCCAGGCTTTAATCCTGTGGTGCAGTCAGAGTCATCTTGCTAAACACAGCTCTGAGTTACTcttctgccattttattattattattattactattattatttttatagagatggggtctcattttgttgccaagctggtctcagacacctgggctcaagcagtcctgcctcagcctcccaaagtgcttggattacagttgtgagccaccatgcctggcctcttctgcCTTTAAACTAACTCTTTCATAGTCTTTGTGAATTCATATCCCACTACTCCTCTCCTACAATGTGTTCTTGCCACATGTAACCACTTGCTTTCCTGGAACACAAATACTTATGCCTTTTTGCTTGTGTGCTCCTGCATGGAATGCCCATCTTCACTCATTCCTGAGCCTAGTTCAAATACCACCTGCCTCTAGATAGCCATCTCTGACATTCCATCCCAGGCAGATTTGATTCCTCCTTCCTGTGTTCCCATATATCTTGGAACATATATTTACTAGAAGTTTTTCACTTCATTTTCTAATTAGTTTTTTCCTCCCTGGCTTCTAAGCTGTTTTATTCAAATTTGTATCCCAGTGTCCAGTACAGTTGCCTGGCATATAGTTGGTGGTGAGAAAAATTTGAAAGGTACTTCTCCCTCTGCTCTACCCCACAGTGTGACCCTCAAGTATGAAATCAAGAAGCTGATCTACGTACATCTGGTCATATGGCTGCTGCTGGTTGCCAAGATGAGCGTGGGACACCTGAGGCTCTTGTCACATGATCAGGTGGCCATGCCCTATCAGTGGGAATACCCGTATTTGCTGAGCATTTTGCCCTCTCTTTTGggccttctctcctttcctcgcAACAACATTAGCTACCTGGTGCTCTCCATGATCAGCATGGGGCTCTTTTCCATTGCTCCTCTCATTTATGGCAGCATGGAGATGTTCCCTGCTGCACAGCAGCTCTACCGCCATGGTAAGGCCTACCGTTTCCTCTTTGGTTTTTCTGCTGTCTCCATCATGTACCTGGTGTTGGTGTTGGCAGTCCAAGTGCATGCCTGGCAGTTGTACTACAGCAAGAAGCTCCTAGACTCTTGGTTCACCAGCACACAGGAGAAGAAGCGTAAATGAAGCCCGATGGACTGCTCTTAGGGGTGAAGCCTGGACCTCCCATTGAACGAAGGGACAGGAATAGAGTGGTTCTAAAATCCCTTCTGGTGATTTTAGCAGCTGTGATGTGGGTACCTGGTGCAGACCAGGCCAAAGTTCTGGAAAGCTGTTGCAATCTGCTGAGTTGACAAAACTATAATTTATTCCTGGTTGGCTAGAACTGGGTGACCAACAGCTATGAAACAGACTTCAGCTGTTTGAAGTTGGGGCATTTTGaggtttttctttaagaatgagCTTCATCTTTGCTTCCTGTCAGTCATTCTCCCCATTTCCAGCCATTACCCCTTAGCCACCAAGACTGAAGGAAATAGGGAATAAATCAAATTCTTTATCTGTAGGTCATGGGTCAGGAAGCATTTGGGAAGCTGCTCCCCCTACAGGCTGTAGTCTCTTCTGCAaaccattttaattaaaaatctcaATAAAGATGGCCCTGTCCACACTGTGCCTTGTGTTTGGTGCTTGATAAGAGTGTGAAAGGTATGTTGATTGAAAGGTGTGGCCGTAGACACTATAAGATGTTGGATAAAAGCTGAGAAGCCGAGCAGTGGCCATAGAAGTAGGTTGGGCATGGGGAACCTAAGTCATAGTTCTAAGCTACAGCTGATTGGTAAGAACTACCATGGGCCAGACATTTAATCTCTCCATCTATGAAATGGTCCATTCTCATTTATCTGGCTTAGGTTATGGGCTCTTCTTTTAGTTGATATTCACATTTACCATTCAGAGTTAATGAGTCTGCTACTGTATAATTGCaaccaaaagaattttaaagtacCTCTGTTTATGGGGAGTTTATAATCCAGTAGAAGCTTGTTATTCATTTGAAATCTGTGAACATAATATCTAATGATGTGGAGCAAGTACATTAAAGACAGGGAGAGATCTGTGATTAAACCAAAGGTCCTTTCGCACCTAAAATTCAGATGCACAGTATTTATCGCATGAAAGATAGGTATCTCGTTGCACTTGACTTTATTGTCTCTGGATGATGCCCAGATCTCTAATTGCGGAGCTCTGCCCTCTCCAGAGTCATAGTCATTATTTTGTACTATAAACATTATGTATGTACTTGGTGACTATTACtgagtcactttttttttaaggcaggattTTATTTccctcatccaggctggaatgcagtggcgccatctcagctcacctctacgtaccaggttcaagaaattctgccttggcctctcaaagtgcttggattacaggcgtgaccatcGTGCCTGGCTGACAGTACTTGCAACTCTGAAACCTCTTCCTCTAGATGTCATAATTATCATCTCAAAATCAGTATGTCCCAAACAGACCTTCGCCTTTCTGCCTCATACCCATTCCTCTTCCTGCATCCCTGTGTCCGAGTGAGTATACCAAGAGTACAGCTCGGAATCATCTGTTCCATGATCATTAAGTCCCTACTATGATCTGTGGTACAACTTAAATGCCTTAAGCTCTGAGATTTCCAAAGTGGTCCCAATCCATCAGTCCTGCATTATTTCCTAATACCTACAGT
It encodes the following:
- the JAGN1 gene encoding protein jagunal homolog 1 isoform X1, giving the protein MASRAGPRAAGTDGSDFEHRERVAMHYQMSVTLKYEIKKLIYVHLVIWLLLVAKMSVGHLRLLSHDQVAMPYQWEYPYLLSILPSLLGLLSFPRNNISYLVLSMISMGLFSIAPLIYGSMEMFPAAQQLYRHGKAYRFLFGFSAVSIMYLVLVLAVQVHAWQLYYSKKLLDSWFTSTQEKKRK
- the JAGN1 gene encoding protein jagunal homolog 1 isoform X2, whose translation is MSVGHLRLLSHDQVAMPYQWEYPYLLSILPSLLGLLSFPRNNISYLVLSMISMGLFSIAPLIYGSMEMFPAAQQLYRHGKAYRFLFGFSAVSIMYLVLVLAVQVHAWQLYYSKKLLDSWFTSTQEKKRK